In the genome of Tropicibacter oceani, one region contains:
- a CDS encoding amidohydrolase family protein: protein MNIDDLIAIDFHTHAEEPCCGPRDDGYDEFQAGMAAYFKNPAGAGGMLPSVQQTAAYFRERKIGAVIFPVDAERETGFRRYSNEEVAGLCAENDDILIPFASVDPHKGKAGAREVRRLVREFGVKGFKFHPTMQGFYPNDREACYTVLEACAEEGVITLFHTGQTGVGSGMRGGMGMRLKYSNPMHLDDVAVDFPDMPIVLAHPSFPWTEEGLAVAQHKPNVYYDMSGWSPKYFPPIFVQYANTILKKKMLFGSDWPAITPDRWLKDFEEIGIRDEVKPLILKENARRLLRM, encoded by the coding sequence ATGAACATCGACGACCTGATCGCCATCGACTTTCACACCCACGCCGAAGAGCCCTGCTGCGGGCCGCGCGACGATGGCTATGACGAATTCCAGGCAGGCATGGCCGCCTATTTCAAGAACCCGGCCGGCGCGGGCGGCATGCTGCCCTCGGTCCAGCAGACCGCCGCGTATTTTCGCGAACGCAAGATCGGCGCGGTGATCTTTCCCGTCGATGCCGAACGCGAAACCGGCTTTCGCCGCTATTCCAACGAAGAGGTGGCGGGCCTCTGCGCCGAAAACGACGATATCCTGATCCCCTTCGCCTCGGTCGACCCGCACAAGGGCAAGGCGGGCGCGCGCGAAGTGCGGCGGCTGGTGCGTGAATTCGGGGTCAAGGGGTTCAAGTTCCACCCCACCATGCAGGGCTTTTACCCCAATGACCGCGAGGCCTGTTACACCGTCCTCGAGGCTTGCGCCGAAGAGGGCGTGATCACCCTGTTCCACACCGGCCAGACCGGGGTCGGATCGGGGATGCGCGGCGGCATGGGGATGCGGCTGAAATATTCGAACCCGATGCATCTGGATGACGTCGCGGTGGATTTCCCCGACATGCCGATCGTGCTGGCGCACCCGTCCTTTCCCTGGACAGAAGAAGGCCTGGCCGTCGCCCAGCACAAACCCAACGTCTATTACGACATGTCCGGCTGGAGCCCCAAGTATTTCCCGCCGATATTCGTGCAATACGCCAACACCATCCTGAAGAAAAAGATGCTGTTCGGCAGCGACTGGCCCGCGATCACCCCTGACCGCTGGCTGAAGGATTTCGAGGAAATCGGCATCAGGGACGAGGTCAAGCCACTGATCCTCAAGGAAAACGCCCGGCGGCTGCTGCGGATGTAG
- a CDS encoding nucleoside/nucleotide kinase family protein, whose translation MTVQDNARTLVQRITALPARDTRLMIAIAGPPGSGKSTLAEAVVEMLTAAGKAAVLMPMDGFHLDNRLLEPAGLLPRKGAPETFDFGGLASALARIRDGQTVLLPVFDRSREEAIAGAARIGPETRIVVVEGNYLLLDEDPWRDLAAYWDLAAFLTVPEDELERRLIARWLSFGHDARAAATKAQANDLPNARRVVRAVHAPDLVLE comes from the coding sequence ATGACCGTTCAAGACAACGCCCGCACCCTTGTGCAGCGCATCACCGCCCTGCCCGCCCGCGACACCCGTCTGATGATCGCCATCGCCGGTCCGCCGGGGTCGGGCAAATCCACCCTGGCCGAAGCGGTGGTCGAAATGCTGACCGCGGCAGGCAAGGCCGCCGTGCTGATGCCGATGGACGGGTTCCACCTGGACAACCGGCTGTTGGAACCGGCGGGGCTGTTGCCGCGCAAGGGCGCCCCCGAAACCTTTGACTTTGGCGGGCTGGCCAGTGCCCTGGCCCGCATCCGCGACGGCCAGACCGTGCTGCTGCCGGTCTTTGACCGCAGCCGCGAAGAGGCCATCGCCGGCGCCGCCCGGATTGGCCCCGAAACCCGCATCGTCGTGGTCGAAGGCAACTACCTGCTGCTGGACGAAGACCCCTGGCGCGATCTTGCGGCCTATTGGGACCTGGCCGCCTTTCTGACCGTCCCCGAGGACGAATTGGAGCGGCGGCTGATTGCGCGCTGGTTGTCCTTTGGCCATGACGCCAGGGCCGCGGCGACAAAGGCACAGGCCAACGATCTGCCCAACGCCCGGCGGGTCGTGCGCGCCGTCCATGCGCCGGACCTTGTGCTGGAATGA
- a CDS encoding flavin-dependent oxidoreductase, which produces MTTPLVMIAGGGIGGLSLALTLHQIGVPCAVFEAVRDLKPLGVGINIQPNAVRELFDMGLTAQVLDTVGVPAREWALVGLNGNDIHAEPRGLDAGYNWPQYAVHRGAFHMLLARSFEDRAGKQALRLGHRVTGYEKHADGTVTALIDTPEGPTTQTGTLLIDAMGIHSPIRAQMHPDQPPIHWGGAIMWRGTTRARPIRTGSSFVGLGTHRHRMVIYPISHPDAQGYAQINWIAEMTLDPGAGWEKSGWFRPVQIDDFAHHFEDFKYDWLDVPAMLRAADIAYENPMIDRDPVPTWVDGPVALMGDAAHAMYPTGSNGASQAVIDARTLGAAMVAHGVTPQALQAYNDQLCEPVSQLVLRNRGAGPFGLLDLVETRCGGHFDDIDNVIPAEERAAFMAAYKAAAGFAKDQLNAAPRTIAQGARARGL; this is translated from the coding sequence ATGACCACCCCCCTCGTGATGATCGCAGGAGGCGGCATCGGCGGGCTTTCGTTGGCCCTGACCCTGCACCAGATCGGCGTGCCCTGCGCGGTGTTCGAAGCCGTGCGCGACCTCAAACCGCTGGGCGTCGGGATCAACATCCAGCCCAACGCGGTGCGCGAGTTGTTCGACATGGGGCTGACCGCCCAGGTGCTCGACACGGTCGGCGTGCCGGCCCGCGAATGGGCGCTGGTGGGCCTGAACGGCAACGACATCCACGCCGAACCGCGCGGCCTGGACGCCGGGTACAACTGGCCGCAATACGCGGTGCATCGCGGCGCCTTCCACATGCTGCTGGCGCGCAGCTTCGAGGACCGCGCGGGCAAGCAGGCGCTGCGCCTTGGCCACCGCGTCACCGGCTACGAAAAACACGCTGACGGCACAGTGACGGCCCTGATCGACACGCCCGAAGGCCCGACCACCCAGACCGGCACCCTGCTGATCGACGCCATGGGCATCCATTCCCCGATCCGCGCCCAGATGCACCCGGATCAGCCGCCCATCCATTGGGGCGGCGCGATCATGTGGCGCGGCACCACCCGCGCCAGACCGATCCGCACCGGCAGCAGCTTTGTCGGCCTTGGCACCCACCGCCACCGCATGGTGATCTACCCGATCTCGCACCCCGACGCGCAGGGCTATGCCCAGATCAACTGGATCGCCGAAATGACCCTGGACCCGGGCGCAGGCTGGGAAAAATCCGGCTGGTTCCGCCCGGTTCAGATCGACGATTTCGCCCACCACTTCGAGGATTTCAAATACGACTGGCTGGACGTGCCCGCCATGCTGCGCGCCGCCGACATTGCCTATGAGAACCCGATGATCGACCGCGACCCGGTCCCGACCTGGGTCGATGGCCCCGTCGCGTTGATGGGGGATGCGGCCCACGCCATGTATCCGACCGGATCGAACGGCGCATCGCAGGCGGTGATCGACGCGCGCACCCTTGGCGCGGCCATGGTTGCCCATGGCGTCACCCCGCAGGCGCTGCAGGCCTATAACGACCAACTGTGCGAACCGGTCTCGCAGCTGGTGCTGCGCAATCGCGGCGCCGGGCCCTTTGGCCTGCTGGATCTGGTCGAAACCCGTTGCGGCGGGCATTTCGACGACATCGACAACGTGATCCCCGCCGAGGAACGCGCCGCCTTCATGGCCGCCTACAAAGCTGCCGCCGGTTTTGCCAAGGATCAATTGAACGCCGCCCCGCGCACCATTGCCCAAGGCGCCCGCGCGCGCGGGCTGTGA
- a CDS encoding Crp/Fnr family transcriptional regulator has product MTVKDKVAYVDVSFRLPSTATPDQVARWHEVLAQHARPFSRFAFLVNEMEPWNAVICVLDGWLALSKSLDSGQVQIVDFALHNDIVEPTSGDGQTAIYSVQALTDGMAAVIPLPVWSELLHDLPELANLTRAVEAATRSRRAERTLRLGKGTAEMRVAHALVEFCIRLGDRCGSLYHVPLTQQALGDFLGLSSVHVCRTTRRMARDGILQLTDHMDIRVLEPARLMQIAGLDPELFRREITPDLG; this is encoded by the coding sequence ATGACAGTGAAAGACAAGGTGGCCTATGTGGACGTGTCGTTCCGCTTGCCGTCGACCGCCACCCCTGATCAGGTTGCGCGCTGGCACGAGGTGCTGGCCCAGCATGCGCGGCCGTTTTCGAGATTCGCGTTTCTTGTCAACGAGATGGAGCCATGGAACGCGGTGATCTGCGTTCTGGATGGGTGGCTGGCCCTGTCGAAATCGCTGGACAGCGGGCAGGTGCAGATCGTCGATTTCGCCCTGCACAACGATATTGTCGAGCCGACCTCGGGGGATGGGCAGACCGCGATCTATAGCGTTCAGGCGCTGACCGACGGTATGGCGGCGGTGATCCCGCTGCCGGTCTGGTCCGAGCTGCTGCATGATTTGCCAGAGCTGGCCAACCTGACCCGCGCCGTCGAGGCGGCCACCCGCAGCCGCCGCGCCGAGCGGACCTTGCGGCTGGGCAAGGGCACGGCCGAAATGCGCGTGGCCCATGCGCTGGTCGAGTTCTGCATCCGGCTGGGGGATCGCTGTGGCAGCCTGTACCATGTGCCGCTGACCCAGCAGGCGCTGGGCGATTTTCTGGGCCTGTCCTCGGTGCATGTGTGCCGGACGACCCGCCGGATGGCGCGCGATGGCATCTTGCAGCTGACCGACCACATGGACATCCGGGTGTTGGAGCCGGCACGGCTGATGCAGATCGCCGGGTTGGACCCCGAATTGTTCCGCCGCGAGATCACGCCCGATCTGGGCTGA
- a CDS encoding MarR family winged helix-turn-helix transcriptional regulator, whose product MTDLKTPAQTDQDVQFGPLSGSLGFLLRLSQLQSFADFFKGMEDQNIRPGEISVLMMIAQNPGVRQGVLASALMIKRAHMAKMIRAMEDAGIVTRTVPPDDRRAVELWLTDKGRARLDAVKAPFLANEARPHSALGHAEQEQLKSLLRKYLGLDAPKD is encoded by the coding sequence ATGACTGACCTCAAGACCCCCGCGCAAACCGATCAGGACGTCCAGTTCGGGCCCCTGTCCGGATCGCTGGGGTTTCTGCTGCGCCTGTCGCAATTGCAAAGCTTTGCCGATTTCTTCAAGGGGATGGAGGATCAGAACATCCGCCCCGGCGAAATATCGGTGCTGATGATGATCGCCCAGAACCCCGGCGTCCGGCAGGGCGTTCTGGCCAGCGCCCTGATGATCAAACGCGCCCATATGGCCAAGATGATCCGCGCCATGGAAGACGCCGGGATCGTCACCCGCACCGTGCCGCCCGATGATCGCCGCGCGGTCGAACTGTGGCTGACGGACAAGGGCCGCGCCCGGCTGGATGCCGTCAAGGCGCCCTTTCTGGCCAACGAGGCTCGCCCACATTCCGCGCTCGGCCATGCCGAGCAGGAACAGCTGAAATCGCTCTTGCGCAAATACCTCGGCCTAGACGCCCCCAAGGACTGA
- a CDS encoding PIG-L family deacetylase, whose amino-acid sequence MPPVDPLAPYLGEDINGAFRVDVAVRFDDLSSAGWQTVFDFGTPDASNNISLLQYGGSNDLMLFIFQDGVGYRLVAEDAIVEGQVQNFTAGVDEDGVMWIGEGDERIVEGPGPEPADIDRLSQLIGRTDWAGGAALDGEIVDFTLTNLAVAPPDPPPDDPVPVDPDPVPPDPEPDPDAPLGGAFEVEATVRFDDVTGGYWQRVYDFGDGPASNNILFGQVENTSDIMLEIWQDGQSWRVVAEGAIVEGESATWTSGVDPDGTMWIEKDGALLAQAPGVVPEDEPRANMLVGQSNWPEDTPLIGEVSALTIHGDMTPVDPVEPVDPVDPVDPVDPVDPVDPVDPADPGGPMTGAGDMFIVAHQDDDLLFMNPTLMHQIESGQPVTTVYLTAGDFALGQDYWGAREAGVKAAYAEMAGADPADWVDETVTVQHGGTSYDVQSSYLASQPDTRLYFMRLPDGFDGTGSETYGFDSLEKLWDGSIAQVTTVDGAASYDAADVTAILTGLMDLHSPERIHIQDHDSEHSELEHSDHVHAALFSTQAAADYNADYTLTSYHGYATWGFEENVEGDTLDGVRAAFLDYAAFDPQVFGSDGALIDAYEEWLMREYVAAQSTEVFDPSAAAASFVAMMAPDVSLDIEEDLPPVEDAPDEALLLL is encoded by the coding sequence ATGCCTCCGGTCGATCCCCTGGCGCCCTATCTGGGCGAAGACATCAACGGCGCCTTTCGCGTCGATGTGGCCGTGCGCTTTGACGATCTGTCGTCGGCGGGCTGGCAGACGGTGTTCGATTTTGGCACCCCGGACGCCAGCAACAACATCAGCCTTCTGCAATATGGCGGCAGCAACGACTTGATGCTGTTCATCTTTCAGGACGGCGTCGGCTATCGGCTGGTGGCCGAGGATGCCATCGTCGAAGGCCAGGTGCAGAATTTCACCGCCGGGGTGGATGAAGACGGCGTGATGTGGATCGGCGAAGGCGATGAACGCATCGTCGAGGGGCCGGGCCCCGAACCGGCCGACATCGACCGGCTGAGCCAGCTGATCGGGCGCACCGATTGGGCTGGGGGCGCGGCGCTGGACGGCGAAATCGTCGATTTCACCCTGACCAACCTTGCGGTCGCGCCGCCGGACCCGCCGCCTGATGACCCCGTGCCGGTGGACCCTGATCCCGTGCCGCCCGATCCTGAACCGGACCCGGACGCCCCGCTGGGCGGCGCCTTCGAGGTCGAGGCGACGGTGCGTTTTGACGATGTCACGGGCGGCTATTGGCAGCGGGTCTATGATTTCGGCGACGGACCGGCCAGCAACAACATCCTGTTCGGACAGGTGGAAAATACCTCGGACATCATGCTGGAAATCTGGCAGGACGGGCAGTCCTGGCGCGTGGTCGCCGAAGGCGCCATCGTCGAGGGCGAGTCAGCGACCTGGACCAGCGGCGTCGATCCCGACGGCACGATGTGGATCGAAAAGGACGGCGCGCTGCTGGCTCAGGCCCCGGGCGTCGTGCCCGAGGACGAACCGCGCGCGAACATGTTGGTCGGCCAGTCGAACTGGCCCGAGGACACGCCGCTGATCGGCGAGGTTTCCGCGCTGACGATCCACGGTGACATGACGCCCGTTGATCCTGTGGAGCCGGTCGATCCCGTCGATCCCGTTGATCCGGTAGACCCCGTTGATCCTGTGGACCCCGTTGATCCCGCCGATCCCGGCGGGCCGATGACCGGGGCGGGGGACATGTTCATCGTGGCCCATCAGGACGATGACCTGTTGTTCATGAACCCGACCCTGATGCACCAGATCGAAAGCGGCCAGCCGGTCACCACCGTCTATCTGACGGCCGGGGATTTCGCCCTGGGGCAGGACTACTGGGGCGCGAGGGAGGCCGGGGTCAAGGCCGCCTATGCCGAAATGGCCGGCGCCGATCCGGCGGACTGGGTGGACGAAACCGTCACCGTGCAGCACGGCGGCACCAGCTATGACGTCCAAAGCAGCTATCTAGCCAGCCAGCCCGACACGCGGCTGTATTTCATGCGGCTTCCGGACGGGTTCGATGGCACCGGCTCCGAGACCTATGGCTTTGACAGCCTGGAAAAGCTGTGGGACGGCTCGATCGCGCAGGTCACGACTGTCGACGGGGCGGCAAGCTATGACGCCGCGGATGTGACGGCCATCCTGACCGGGCTGATGGACCTGCACAGCCCCGAGCGCATCCACATCCAGGACCACGACAGCGAGCATTCCGAACTGGAGCATTCGGACCACGTGCATGCGGCGCTGTTCTCGACGCAGGCGGCGGCGGACTACAACGCCGACTATACCCTGACCAGCTATCACGGCTATGCCACCTGGGGCTTTGAGGAAAACGTCGAGGGCGACACCCTGGACGGGGTGCGCGCGGCCTTTCTGGACTATGCCGCCTTTGATCCGCAGGTCTTTGGCAGCGACGGGGCGCTGATCGACGCCTACGAGGAATGGCTGATGCGCGAATACGTCGCCGCGCAAAGCACCGAGGTTTTCGACCCCTCGGCGGCGGCGGCCAGTTTCGTGGCGATGATGGCCCCGGATGTGTCGCTGGATATCGAAGAGGATCTGCCGCCCGTCGAAGACGCGCCCGACGAGGCGCTGTTGCTGCTTTAG
- a CDS encoding substrate-binding periplasmic protein, with protein sequence MTQGQRNKGGDAIRHLLTMLAMALACWGLTARADQINTVIHATPEWTGFTNPDGSGIYNELLSEIFAAQGITVQRQTVPINRAVALVERGDADFTGGFRRDDRNFADVPIYETRFAAMYRTGSGLHITSPDQLENLRVAAPPQVSTTLGKALTEVDSRAQAAKLLIAGRIDVYVDLQLPLERFRASGVANLDVANASDTRFDIRPEDWTITPISGTRLYLLFSDTPRGHALRDIYQKGTRALAKSGRLAALYQHYGLEVPTID encoded by the coding sequence TTGACGCAAGGACAGCGCAACAAGGGAGGAGACGCCATCCGACATCTGCTGACCATGCTGGCCATGGCCCTTGCCTGCTGGGGCCTGACCGCCCGGGCCGACCAGATCAACACCGTGATCCATGCCACCCCGGAATGGACCGGCTTTACCAATCCCGACGGCAGCGGCATCTACAACGAACTGCTGTCCGAGATCTTTGCCGCCCAGGGCATCACCGTGCAGCGCCAGACCGTGCCGATCAACCGCGCCGTGGCGCTGGTCGAACGGGGCGATGCGGATTTCACCGGCGGCTTCCGGCGCGACGATCGCAACTTTGCCGATGTGCCGATCTATGAAACCCGCTTTGCCGCCATGTACCGCACCGGCAGCGGCCTGCACATCACCAGCCCCGACCAGCTGGAAAACCTGCGCGTCGCCGCCCCGCCGCAGGTCAGCACCACCCTTGGCAAAGCCCTGACCGAGGTCGACAGCCGCGCCCAGGCGGCCAAGCTGCTGATCGCCGGGCGCATCGACGTCTATGTCGACCTGCAGTTGCCGCTGGAACGGTTCCGCGCCTCGGGGGTTGCCAACCTGGACGTGGCCAATGCCTCAGACACCCGCTTTGACATCCGCCCCGAGGACTGGACGATCACGCCGATCTCTGGCACCCGCCTTTACCTTTTGTTCTCGGACACGCCGCGCGGCCATGCGCTTCGGGACATTTACCAAAAGGGCACCCGCGCCCTGGCCAAAAGCGGTCGCCTGGCCGCGCTTTACCAGCATTACGGGCTGGAAGTCCCCACCATCGACTAG